From Salvia splendens isolate huo1 chromosome 3, SspV2, whole genome shotgun sequence, a single genomic window includes:
- the LOC121793529 gene encoding transcription factor TCP20-like, with protein MSPSSSIKRPHFSPLVMEHKPSNPNPQPNMALAIIDDDAKKKQLAPKRTSNKDRHKKVEGRGRRIRIPALCAARIFQLTRELGHKTDGETIQWLLQQAEPSIVAATGTGTIPASALAGAGSSVSEQGSSVYSRLVESGMGIRASSISMMNEGIWPSFNGFGSAIFQNANIQSANRGVKLGFEFPVPGLELGLSQEGQMGLNLQAFSHFYQHIGDCSGGDQNQGKENSQG; from the coding sequence ATGTCCCCTTCTTCATCAATCAAAAGGCCCCATTTCTCGCCTCTTGTCATGGAACACAAACCCTCAAACCCAAATCCCCAACCAAACATGGCGCTAGCCATCATCGACGACGACGCCAAGAAGAAGCAGCTTGCTCCCAAGCGTACCTCCAACAAGGACCGCCACAAGAAGGTTGAGGGCCGTGGCCGCCGCATCAGGATTCCTGCCCTCTGCGCTGCTAGAATCTTCCAGCTCACTCGGGAGCTCGGGCACAAGACGGACGGAGAGACGATCCAGTGGCTGCTGCAGCAGGCCGAGCCTTCGATCGTGGCTGCCACAGGCACCGGAACGATTCCGGCGTCTGCCTTGGCGGGTGCAGGGTCCTCTGTTTCGGAACAGGGGAGCTCTGTGTATTCGCGGCTGGTGGAGAGTGGGATGGGGATTAGGGCGAGCTCAATTTCGATGATGAATGAAGGGATTTGGCCTTCCTTCAATGGATTTGGATCAGCAATATTCCAGAATGCAAATATTCAAAGCGCCAATCGTGGTGTGAAGCTAGGGTTTgagttccccgtgcccgggctggAGCTGGGGCTCTCACAAGAGGGGCAGATGGGGCTTAATCTGCAAGCTTTTAGCCATTTTTATCAGCATATTGGGGATTGCAGCGGCGGAGATCAGAATCAAGGGAAGGAGAATTCGCAGGGATGA
- the LOC121793542 gene encoding uncharacterized protein LOC121793542, which produces MGKLICDSTASSPVIPWRDPTTTPSSDQASVPPPQPEIAWESVPGLEDQQKRHLTRLYNKGVLWKHPEDKNLNIVFRLAHGGEVEADGNCLFTAARKSMGVEAAARDLRLKTVKRFVEDLGSVDEETRRFIESAIRHMYTPDLKSGWGIHVVQEVKLLAKKEDRVGLDSAIDELVQLGMQREMAAESIFKERCVAVDDGLSWSKYMSISGSGDDKYDIINLQYSEEGLLIVDENRDGHAAAFGDDIAIECLATEFKREIFVLQAHGSDAMVDEDNCVFFLPHRPRSEICKPPFFLFMKGTGWCGAGADHYEPLVAHRSVLSSPEKVALVL; this is translated from the exons ATGGGGAAGCTAATCTGTGACTCGACGGCGTCGTCCCCGGTCATCCCGTGGCGCGATCCGACGACCACCCCGTCCTCCGATCAGGCGTCGGTTCCGCCACCGCAGCCGGAGATCGCATGGGAGAGCGTGCCGGGTCTGGAGGACCAGCAGAAGAGGCATCTCACGCGCCTCTACAACAAGGGGGTCCTCTGGAAGCACCCAGAGGATAAGAACCTCAACATTGTGTTCAGGCTCGCCCACGGCGGAGAGGTCGAGGCGGACGGTAACTGCCTTTTCACGGCGGCGCGTAAGTCCATGGGCGTCGAGGCGGCGGCGCGTGATCTCCGCCTGAAGACGGTGAAACGCTTCGTCGAGGATCTCGGATCGGTGGACGAGGAGACGAGGAGGTTCATCGAATCAGCGATTAGGCACATGTACACGCCAGATCTGAAGTCAGGTTGGGGGATCCATGTGGTCCAGGAGGTTAAGCTGTTGGCCAAAAAGGAAGATCGGGTGGGTTTGGATTCCGCCATTGATGAGCTTGTGCAGCTCGGTATGCAGAG AGAAATGGCTGCTGAGTCTATTTTCAAAGAAAGATGTGTAGCTGTGGATGATGGACTGAGTTGGTCCAAGTACATGTCCATATCAGGCTCCGGGGATGACAAATACGATATCATCAATCTGCAATACTCTGAGGAGGGTTTATTGATAGTGGATGAAAACAGAGACGGCCATGCGGCTGCCTTTGGAGATGACATAGCAATAGAATGTCTTGCCACCGAGTTCAAAAGAGAAATCTTTGTG CTGCAAGCGCACGGATCGGATGCGATGGTTGATGAGGACAACTGTGTATTCTTCTTGCCTCATCGGCCAAGGAGTGAGATATGCAAGCCACCGTTCTTTTTGTTCATGAAAGGAACGGGATGGTGCGGGGCTGGAGCAGATCATTATGAGCCTTTGGTGGCTCACCGCTCAGTGCTTAGCTCCCCAGAGAAAGTAGCTTTGGTGCTTTAG
- the LOC121796473 gene encoding golgin subfamily A member 6-like protein 1: MEPCSIKNQKIQAMKSYKRAKIVYNLVLYTLTSIITCFFFSSPFWFPSISTQLIFSSILDKVMLCFNAKCFFIVGNLIVFILIVESKLKQPSSSKDIYEEYVARSRSSSHHKTVNGSEKTLVVGEKIHLRHEEKKNGVVVMRSCKSQVWGETEKPRIKKEEQLHDGEKIKVGLRSSKSVVWGENGMVKSEKIIKGKKKGGKVGTMRSSKSAVWGEGGMVKMEKAKGKKEEALKTEMRSSKSAVWGESEAVKMEKAKGKKEEKIVKEEIVLVESEIVDRETNNGEKEEEFSQPSVKDEEKKMGMRSCRSAVWCKAKKVEEIKNDDGEEKKKGMGMRSCRSEIWSEGEIVRLGKIAAKEEEEQQINMLNKRVEDFIARVNKQRLIV, encoded by the coding sequence ATGGAGCCTTGTTCAATCAAGAACCAAAAAATCCAAGCCATGAAAAGCTACAAGAGGGCCAAGATTGTTTACAATCTAGTTCTCTACACACTCACATCTATCATCACTTGcttcttcttttcctctccctTTTGGTTCCCTTCCATCTCCACACAACTCATATTCTCCTCAATTCTAGACAAAGTTATGCTTTGCTTCAATGCTAAATGCTTCTTCATCGTAGGAAATCTCATCGTCTTCATCCTCATTGTCGAGTCCAAACTAAAGCAACCTTCTTCATCGAAAGATATCTACGAGGAGTACGTTGCAAGGAGTCGAAGCAGCTCCCACCATAAGACGGTAAATGGATCTGAGAAAACCCTAGTTGTTGGAGAGAAGATCCATCTTCGTCACGAGGAAAAGAAGAATGGGGTGGTCGTGATGAGGAGCTGCAAAAGCCAAGTTTGGGGTGAAACTGAAAAACCTAGGATTAAGAAAGAGGAGCAGCTTCACGATGGGGAGAAGATCAAAGTGGGATTGAGGAGTAGCAAAAGCGTGGTTTGGGGTGAAAACGGGATGGTGAAGAGTGAAAAAATTATCAAGGGTAAAAAAAAGGGCGGGAAAGTGGGAACGATGAGGAGTAGCAAAAGCGCGGTTTGGGGTGAAGGTGGGATGGTGAAAATGGAGAAAGCAAAGGGTAAAAAAGAGGAGGCGTTGAAAACAGAAATGAGGAGTAGCAAGAGTGCAGTTTGGGGAGAAAGTGAGGCGGTGAAAATGGAGAAAGCGAAGGGTAaaaaagaggagaaaattgtGAAGGAGGAAATAGTTTTGGTTGAAAGTGAGATTGTTGATAGGGAAACAAATAATGGTGAAAAAGAGGAAGAGTTTAGCCAGCCAAGTGTGAAGGATGAAGAGAAGAAAATGGGGATGAGGAGTTGCAGAAGTGCAGTTTGGTGCAAGGCTAAAAAAGTGGAGGAAATTAAGAATGATGATGgtgaagagaagaagaaggggatGGGGATGAGGAGTTGCAGAAGTGAAATATGGAGTGAAGGTGAGATTGTGAGATTGGGGAAAATAGCGgccaaagaagaagaggagCAACAGATTAATATGTTGAACAAAAGGGTTGAAGATTTCATCGCAAGAGTTAACAAGCAAAGATTAATTGTTTGA